A stretch of the Capsicum annuum cultivar UCD-10X-F1 chromosome 8, UCD10Xv1.1, whole genome shotgun sequence genome encodes the following:
- the LOC107840067 gene encoding dicarboxylate transporter 2.1, chloroplastic — MWPLVCQTNKTITLYYVAIGVSATPTTLHHPNPLFTFINSPHTHTHFILYRQKMERLAFCSPSSATSAAAAAAATTSFSRLSFHHLRSRSSTISNAVLRPVSCSRFNLDGPRFNLFHPKPFLFNPLSKPTSRNPQSPKPITASSSSSPESDKVIVTTQPQPQGAKLIPLIISVSIGLLVRFFVPRPPEVTPQAWQLLAIFLSTIAGLVLSPLPVGAWAFLGLTTSVLTKTLTFASAFSAFTNEVIWLIVISFFFARGFVKTGLGDRIATYFVKWLGKSTLGLSYGLALSEALIAPAMPSTTARAGGVFLPIIKSLSLSAGSKPGDPSSRKLGSYLIQSQFQCAGNSSALFLTAAAQNLLCLKLAEELGVIITNPWVSWFKAASLPAFISLLATPFILYKLYPPETKDTPEAPAMAAQKLNLMGPVTKNEWVMIGTMLLAVSLWVFGDALGIASVVAAMLGLSILLLLGVLDWDDCLSEKSAWDTLAWFAVLVGMAGQLTNLGIVGWMSSCVAKTLQALSLSWPAAFGVLQASYFCIHYLFASQTGHVGALYSAFLAMHLASGVPGVLSALALAYNTNLFGALTHYSSGQAAVYFGAGYVDLPDVFKMGFVMAVINAIIWAVVGTFWWKFLGLY, encoded by the exons atgtGGCCCTTAGTTTGTCAAACGAACAAAACGATCACTCTCTATTATGTGGCCATTGGAGTTTCCGCCACCCCAACAACCCTCCATCACCCAAACCCCCTTTTCACTTTCATAAATtctccacacacacacacacacttcaTTCTTTACCGGCAAAAAATGGAGAGATTGGCATTTTGCTCTCCATCTTCAGCCACCTCCGCCGCCGCTGCCGCTGCCGCCACCACTTCCTTCTCCCGTCTCTCCTTCCACCACCTCCGATCACGTTCCTCCACCATTTCCAACGCCGTACTCCGCCCAGTGTCGTGTTCAAGATTCAATCTTGACGGTCCAAGGTTCAATCTTTTTCACCCAAAACCATTCCTTTTCAATCCCCTTTCAAAACCCACCTCAAGAAATCCACAATCTCCAAAACCCATcactgcttcttcttcttcatcacctgAATCAGATAAGGTAATAGTTACTACTCAGCCACAACCCCAAGGTGCAAAGCTAATTCCTTTGATCATTTCTGTTTCAATTGGACTTTTAGTTCGTTTCTTTGTTCCAAGGCCGCCTGAAGTTACTCCTCAAGCATGGCAATTGCTTGCCATTTTCCTTTCAACTATTGCTGGTTTGGTACTCAGTCCATTGCCAGTAGGTGCATGGGCTTTTCTTGGACTTACGACTTCAGTTCTGACCAAGACACTAACTTTTGCAAGCGCTTTCAGTGCTTTTACAAATGAAGTTATTTGGTTGATTgtgatttctttctttttcgcCCGTGGGTTTGTTAAGACTGGATTAGGAGATCGAATTGCCACGTATTTTGTTAAGTGGTTGGGGAAGAGTACTCTTGGTTTGTCATATGGATTGGCTCTGAGTGAGGCTTTGATTGCACCTGCAATGCCTAGTACAACTGCAAGAGCTGGTGGGGTATTTTTGCCTATTATTAAGTCTCTCTCACTTTCAGCTGGAAGTAAGCCTGGTGATCCTTCCTCCAGGAAGCTCGGCTCGTACTTGATTCAATCTCAATTTCAG TGTGCAGGTAACTCTAGTGCTCTTTTCCTAACTGCTGCAGCTCAAAATCTACTCTGCCTCAAACTAGCTGAGGAACTTGGGGTAATAATCACAAACCCATGGGTGTCTTGGTTCAAGGCTGCTAGTTTACCTGCATTTATTTCTCTTTTGGCTACTCCATTCATCTTGTACAAACTTTATCCTCCTGAAACCAAAGATACACCAGAAGCCCCTGCTATGGCAGCTCAAAAACTGAATCTTATGGGTCCTGTTACAAAAAATGAATGGGTGATGATTGGCACAATGCTTCTAGCTGTGTCTCTGTGGGTTTTCGG GGATGCTCTTGGTATTGCGAGTGTTGTCGCTGCAATGCTCGGTTTATCAATCCTCTTGCTGTTGGGAGTGCTTGATTGGGATGACTGTTTAAGTGAAAAATCAGCATGGGATACTTTGGCTTGGTTTGCCGTCCTAGTTGGCATGGCTGGCCAGTTGACAAACCTTGGTATTGTTGGTTGGATGTCTAGTTGTGTAGCTAAAACCCTGCAGGCTTTATCATTGAGCTGGCCAGCTGCATTTGGTGTTCTTCAAGCATCATACTTCTGTATCCACTACTTGTTTGCAAGTCAAACAGGCCATGTGGGAGCATTATACTCTGCATTCCTTGCTATGCATTTGGCATCTGGAGTGCCTGGTGTATTATCAGCCCTGGCTTTAGCTTACAACACTAATCTATTTGGTGCTTTAACACATTATAGCAGTGGTCAGGCTGCTGTCTACTTTGGAG CTGGTTATGTAGATCTCCCCGATGTCTTCAAAATGGGATTTGTAATGGCAGTCATCAATGCTATTATATGGGCAGTCGTTGGGACATTTTGGTGGAAGTTCTTGGGTCTATACTGA